The Manihot esculenta cultivar AM560-2 chromosome 1, M.esculenta_v8, whole genome shotgun sequence genome has a window encoding:
- the LOC110620970 gene encoding mucin-7-like has product MHHECHASRVQTSHSDRACPVPPCTTAVPPRPTAAPPHPAAAPRPSASHSQSSHPASSSATASASAPGSASASAPVSISVDPYRSSAGSTTTVASIGVVQSQDHSYNKKEIGRGRSLLKDYTK; this is encoded by the exons atgcatcacgaatgccatgcatCCAGAGTACAGACGTCTCACAGTGATCGAGCATGTCCAGTTCCTCCCTGTACCACTGCAGTTCCTCCCCGTCCCACTGCAGCTCCTCCACATCCCGCTGCAGCTCCACGACCTTCGGCATCACATTCACAATCATCTCATCCTGCATCCTCTTCTGCTACTGCATCAGCTAGTGCACCAGGGTCTGCATCAGCATCTGCACCAGTATCTATATCAGTCGATCCTTATAGGTCATCTGCGGGTTCGACCACTACT GTTGCATCCATCGGAGTTGTGCAGTCGCAGGATCACTCTTATAATAAAAAAGAGATTGGTCGCGGAAGGTCATTGTTGAAAGACTATACCAAATGA
- the LOC110620098 gene encoding 50S ribosomal protein L11, chloroplastic codes for MASSSLSACCHLSSSFSKINSNDGSSNVNVKLFSSLLASPISLSSNPKLSLQFFHNKYSPLLSLTPRRLSVIAMAPPKPAGKAKKVVGLIKLALEAGKATPAPPVGPALGAKGVNIMAFCKDYNAKTADKAGYVIPVEITVYDDRSFTFILKTPPASVLLLKAAGVEKGSKDPKIEKVGKITIEQCRAIAAEKLPDLNCTTIESAMRIIAGTAANMGIDVDPPVLEPKKKEVL; via the exons ATGGCTTCCTCTTCTCTTTCCGCCTGTTGTCATCTTAGCTCTTCTTTTTCGAAGATTAATTCTAATGATGGTAGTAGTAATGTCAACGTTAAGCTGTTCTCTTCTCTTTTGGCTTCTCCTATTAGCTTGTCTTCAAATCCCAAACTTTCTCTGCAATTCTTTCATAACAAATATTCCCCACTTCTTTCCTTAACTCCCCGGCGTCTCTCAGTCATTGCAATGGCTCCCCCTAAGCCTGCTGGAAAGGCCAAGAAAG TTGTTGGGTTGATAAAGCTGGCTCTAGAGGCGGGGAAGGCAACTCCTGCTCCTCCTGTTGGTCCAGCGCTTGGTGCTAAGGGTGTGAACATTATGGCTTTTTGTAAAGATTACAATGCCAAAACTGCTGATAAAGCTGGTTACGTCATTCCTGTTGAAATTACTGTCTATGAT GATAGAAGCTTCACTTTCATTTTGAAAACACCACCTGCCTCAGTTCTGCTGCTTAAGGCTGCAG GCGTGGAGAAAGGTTCTAAAGACCCAAAGATAGAGAAAGTGGGTAAGATCACAATTGAGCAATGTCGTGCGATAGCTGCTGAAAAGTTACCAGACTTGAATTGCACCACAATTGAATCAGCAATGAGAATTATAGCAGGTACTGCAGCTAACATGGGGATTGATGTTGATCCGCCCGTTCTAGAACCCAAAAAGAAGGAAGTCTTGTGA